A genome region from Megalobrama amblycephala isolate DHTTF-2021 linkage group LG18, ASM1881202v1, whole genome shotgun sequence includes the following:
- the glrx gene encoding glutaredoxin-1 — MAEFVKAQIKGDKVVVFLKPSCPYCVLAKDVLSKYKFKDGQLNLVDISGRSDMGSIQDYLQQITGARTVPRVFIGEKCIGGGSDVESLDRSGALEGMLQAIGSLQ; from the exons ATGGCAGAATTTGTTAAAGCGCAAATTAAGGGTGACAAAGTAGTTGTGTTTTTAAAGCCGTCCTGTCCTTACTGCGTACTGGCGAAGGATGTTTTGTCGAAGTATAAATTCAAAGATGGACAGCTGAACTTGGTCGATATCAGCGGACGCAGTGACATGGGCAGTATACAAGACTATCTGCAACAAATCACAGGCGCGCGCACC GTTCCTCGAGTCTTCATAGGGGAGAAGTGTATTGGAGGAGGAAGTGATGTCGAAAGTCTTGACCGTTCTGGAGCTCTGGAAGGCATGTTGCAGGCAATCGGATCTCTGCAGTGA